The following coding sequences lie in one Streptomyces venezuelae genomic window:
- the moeZ gene encoding adenylyltransferase/sulfurtransferase MoeZ, which produces MSLPPLVEPASELTVDEVRRYSRHLIIPDVGMDGQKRLKNAKVLCVGAGGLGSPALMYLAAAGVGTLGIVEFDEVDESNLQRQIIHSQADIGRSKADSAKDSVLGINPYVNVILHKERLEADNVMDIFSQYDLIVDGTDNFATRYLVNDACVLLNKPYVWGSIYRFDGQASVFWSEHGPCYRCLYPEPPPPGMVPSCAEGGVLGVLCASIGSIQVTEAIKVLTGTGDPLVGRLMIYDALEMQYRQVKVRKDPDCAVCGENPTVTELIDYEAFCGVVSEEAQEAAAGSTITPKQLKEWIDDGESIEIIDVREINEYEIVSIPGAKLIPKNEFLMGNALQDLPQDKKIVLHCKTGVRSAEVLAVLKSAGFADAVHVGGGVIGWVNQIEPDKPVY; this is translated from the coding sequence GTGTCGCTGCCACCCCTGGTCGAGCCCGCATCCGAGCTCACCGTCGATGAGGTTCGCAGGTACTCCCGCCACCTGATCATCCCCGACGTCGGGATGGACGGGCAGAAGCGGCTGAAGAACGCCAAGGTGCTGTGTGTCGGCGCCGGCGGCCTCGGGTCGCCGGCGCTGATGTACCTGGCCGCGGCGGGTGTCGGCACGCTCGGCATCGTCGAGTTCGACGAGGTCGACGAGTCCAACCTGCAGCGGCAGATCATCCACAGCCAGGCGGACATCGGCCGTTCCAAGGCGGATTCGGCGAAGGACTCGGTCCTCGGCATCAACCCGTACGTGAACGTGATCCTTCACAAGGAGCGGCTCGAGGCCGACAACGTGATGGACATCTTCAGCCAGTACGACCTGATCGTCGACGGCACCGACAACTTCGCGACCCGTTACCTGGTCAACGACGCGTGTGTGCTGCTCAACAAGCCGTACGTCTGGGGTTCCATCTACCGCTTCGACGGCCAGGCGTCCGTCTTCTGGAGCGAGCACGGCCCCTGCTACCGCTGCCTGTACCCGGAGCCCCCGCCGCCCGGCATGGTCCCCTCCTGCGCCGAGGGCGGCGTGCTCGGCGTGCTGTGCGCGTCGATCGGCTCCATCCAGGTCACCGAGGCGATCAAGGTCCTCACGGGCACGGGCGACCCGCTGGTCGGCCGCCTGATGATCTACGACGCCCTGGAGATGCAGTACCGCCAGGTCAAGGTCCGCAAGGACCCCGACTGCGCGGTCTGCGGCGAGAACCCCACCGTCACCGAGCTCATCGACTACGAAGCCTTCTGCGGCGTCGTGTCCGAGGAGGCCCAGGAGGCGGCGGCCGGTTCGACGATCACTCCCAAGCAGCTCAAGGAGTGGATCGACGACGGCGAGAGCATCGAGATCATCGATGTCCGCGAGATCAACGAGTACGAGATCGTCTCGATCCCCGGCGCCAAGCTGATCCCGAAGAACGAGTTCCTCATGGGCAACGCCCTCCAGGACCTCCCGCAGGACAAGAAGATCGTCTTGCATTGCAAGACGGGTGTCCGCAGTGCGGAAGTCCTCGCGGTGCTGAAGTCCGCGGGCTTCGCGGACGCGGTGCACGTGGGCGGCGGCGTGATCGGCTGGGTCAACCAGATCGAGCCCGACAAGCCGGTCTACTGA
- a CDS encoding alpha/beta hydrolase, producing MQRFVRSAALAAAGVLVAGLAAGCGSSDDGGGSDGKHPSATGPEPEPKPDPSSTLPASLTTQRLDWSRCKAPEGGSAPGAAWQCSTLKVPLDYDKPDGETIGIALIRTKSTGKGDRIGSLLFNFGGPGGSGVSGLPSFADSYDSLRERYDLVSFDPRGVAASEGVRCRDDAETQAAEKNVDLTPDTAAEEKAYFKDAKDFGAGCAKNSAKIVGHVSTDDAARDMDVLRQVLGDDKLHYFGVSYGTELGGTYAHMFPRRVGRLVFDAVVDPSADSIGHAENQARGFQRALDNYFTSRGQDPKAGSAKIQKLFKRLDAEPMRTSGDRKLTESLAHTGVLVTLYSKQTWPALTRALENAEKGDGSALLQLADAYNERDASGRYSTQSHSQRAIACLDTKARTTPAEAKKRLDRFRGISPVFGEFLGWDTAGWCHEWPVAGLHDSPEVSAPGADPILVVGNTGDPATPYEGARKMADELGKDVGVHLTWKGEGHGAYGNGSDCVDDAIDTYLLEGTPPKDNKVCS from the coding sequence ATGCAGCGTTTCGTACGGTCCGCGGCCCTGGCCGCAGCAGGCGTGCTCGTGGCGGGACTGGCCGCCGGGTGCGGCTCGTCCGACGACGGGGGCGGGAGCGACGGGAAGCACCCCTCGGCGACCGGTCCCGAGCCGGAGCCGAAGCCGGACCCCTCCTCCACCCTGCCCGCCTCGCTGACCACCCAGAGGCTGGACTGGAGCCGCTGCAAGGCACCCGAGGGCGGCAGCGCGCCCGGCGCCGCATGGCAGTGCTCGACGCTGAAGGTCCCGCTGGACTACGACAAGCCGGACGGCGAAACCATAGGCATCGCCCTGATCCGTACCAAGAGCACCGGCAAGGGCGACCGCATCGGCTCCCTCCTCTTCAACTTCGGCGGCCCCGGCGGCTCGGGCGTCTCCGGCCTCCCCTCCTTCGCCGACTCGTACGACTCGCTGCGCGAGCGGTACGACCTGGTGAGCTTCGACCCGCGCGGGGTCGCGGCGAGCGAAGGCGTGCGCTGCCGGGACGACGCGGAGACCCAGGCCGCGGAGAAGAACGTCGACCTCACACCGGACACCGCGGCCGAGGAGAAGGCGTACTTCAAGGACGCGAAGGACTTCGGCGCTGGCTGCGCCAAGAACTCCGCGAAGATCGTCGGACATGTCTCGACGGACGACGCGGCCCGCGACATGGACGTCCTGCGCCAGGTCCTCGGCGACGACAAACTGCACTACTTCGGCGTCTCGTACGGCACGGAACTCGGCGGGACGTACGCCCACATGTTCCCCCGGCGCGTCGGCCGCCTCGTGTTCGACGCGGTCGTCGACCCGAGCGCCGACTCGATCGGCCACGCGGAGAACCAGGCCCGCGGCTTCCAGCGCGCCCTGGACAACTACTTCACGTCCCGCGGACAGGACCCCAAGGCGGGCTCCGCGAAGATACAGAAGCTGTTCAAGCGCCTGGACGCGGAGCCGATGCGCACCTCCGGCGACCGGAAGCTGACCGAGTCCCTCGCCCACACCGGCGTCCTGGTCACCCTCTACAGCAAGCAGACCTGGCCCGCGCTGACCCGCGCCCTCGAGAACGCCGAGAAGGGCGACGGTTCGGCGCTGCTCCAGCTCGCCGACGCCTACAACGAACGCGACGCCTCGGGTCGCTACAGCACGCAGAGCCACTCCCAGCGCGCGATCGCCTGCCTGGACACCAAGGCGCGGACCACTCCGGCGGAGGCGAAGAAGCGCCTGGACCGGTTCCGCGGGATATCGCCGGTGTTCGGCGAGTTCCTCGGCTGGGACACGGCCGGCTGGTGCCACGAGTGGCCGGTGGCCGGTCTGCACGACTCCCCCGAGGTCAGCGCGCCCGGCGCCGACCCGATCCTCGTCGTCGGCAACACCGGCGACCCGGCCACCCCGTACGAGGGCGCCCGCAAGATGGCGGACGAGCTCGGCAAGGACGTCGGCGTCCACCTGACGTGGAAGGGCGAGGGCCACGGGGCGTACGGCAACGGCAGCGACTGCGTGGACGACGCGATCGACACGTACCTCCTGGAGGGCACCCCGCCGAAGGACAACAAGGTCTGCTCATGA
- a CDS encoding alpha/beta hydrolase, with protein MPTQSTPRATALAAATLLLSAALAGCGGSDDSKDEDLSAQKLSWKDCPAPDAAEGGGEAPSPLPGGAEWQCATMQAPLDWSKPKGDTVDIALIKAATSGDKGDRIGSLVFNFGGPGGSGITTLPAFGEDYAKLRTRYDLVSFDPRGVGRSAGIRCEDDSALDTYFQQDATPDDEAERKKHVDNVREFNNGCEKNAGKTLPHVRTTDAARDMDLMRQVLGDDKLHYFGISYGTELGGVYAHLFPKKVGRAVFDAVVDPTQTAEQGSLGQAEGFQLALDNFAKDCTSQEADCPVGDSEQDVKDRIAKLLKDLDGKPIAGIAPRELTQTAATNGIAQSLYSKDFWPYLTQGLEEAYEGDGKILMALSDSMNGRNEDGEYSNIQSANISINCADDKARYDAAYVEKKLPEFREASPLFGDYLAWGMVGCTDWAVDGQADHPDVSAAGAPPIVVIGNTGDPATPYEGARKMAQALGKGVGVELTYKGQGHGAYDSKNKCVRDAVNGYLLDGKVPKEGTVCS; from the coding sequence ATGCCCACACAGTCCACGCCGCGCGCCACCGCACTGGCCGCCGCCACCCTGCTCCTGTCCGCCGCCCTCGCGGGGTGCGGCGGCAGTGACGACTCCAAGGACGAGGATCTGTCGGCTCAGAAGCTGAGCTGGAAGGACTGCCCCGCGCCCGACGCGGCGGAGGGCGGCGGCGAGGCCCCGTCCCCGCTGCCCGGCGGCGCCGAGTGGCAGTGCGCCACCATGCAGGCCCCCCTCGACTGGTCGAAGCCCAAGGGCGACACGGTCGACATCGCCCTGATCAAGGCGGCCACGAGCGGCGACAAGGGCGACCGCATCGGCTCGCTCGTCTTCAACTTCGGCGGCCCCGGCGGCTCGGGCATCACCACGCTGCCCGCCTTCGGAGAGGACTACGCCAAGCTGCGCACCCGCTACGACCTGGTCAGTTTCGACCCGCGCGGTGTCGGCCGCAGCGCCGGCATCAGGTGCGAGGACGACTCCGCCCTGGACACGTACTTCCAGCAGGACGCCACGCCCGACGACGAGGCCGAGCGCAAGAAGCACGTCGACAACGTCCGCGAGTTCAACAACGGGTGCGAGAAGAACGCGGGGAAGACCCTCCCGCACGTCCGCACCACCGACGCCGCCCGCGACATGGACCTGATGCGCCAGGTCCTCGGCGACGACAAGCTGCACTACTTCGGCATCTCGTACGGCACCGAACTCGGCGGCGTCTACGCACACTTGTTCCCCAAGAAGGTGGGGCGAGCCGTCTTCGACGCGGTCGTCGACCCCACCCAGACCGCCGAACAGGGCTCACTCGGCCAGGCCGAAGGATTCCAGCTCGCGCTCGACAACTTCGCGAAGGACTGCACGTCACAGGAGGCGGACTGTCCCGTCGGCGACTCCGAGCAGGACGTCAAGGACCGGATCGCGAAGCTCCTGAAGGACCTGGACGGCAAGCCGATCGCCGGCATCGCGCCGCGCGAGCTGACGCAGACCGCCGCCACCAACGGCATCGCGCAGTCCCTGTACTCCAAGGACTTCTGGCCGTATCTGACCCAGGGCCTCGAAGAGGCCTACGAAGGCGACGGCAAGATCCTCATGGCGCTCTCCGACTCGATGAACGGGCGCAACGAGGACGGCGAGTACAGCAACATCCAGTCCGCCAACATCTCGATCAACTGCGCCGACGACAAGGCGCGTTACGACGCGGCGTACGTCGAGAAGAAACTCCCCGAGTTCCGCGAGGCGTCGCCCCTGTTCGGCGACTATCTCGCGTGGGGCATGGTCGGCTGCACCGACTGGGCGGTCGACGGCCAGGCCGACCACCCCGACGTGAGCGCGGCGGGCGCGCCGCCCATCGTCGTCATCGGCAACACCGGCGACCCGGCCACGCCGTACGAAGGGGCCCGCAAGATGGCTCAGGCGCTCGGCAAGGGTGTCGGCGTCGAGCTGACGTACAAGGGCCAGGGGCACGGCGCGTACGACAGCAAGAACAAGTGCGTGCGGGACGCCGTGAACGGCTATCTGCTGGACGGAAAGGTCCCGAAGGAGGGCACGGTCTGCTCCTGA
- the hemG gene encoding protoporphyrinogen oxidase, producing MTRSVIVVGGGISGLTAAWRLRADAEVTVLEGAARVGGKLRTGTLAGVPVDEGAESLMALRPEAVRLAQEVGLGDALCDPAPAPTTLWSNGALRPLPPGHVMGIPTDPDLMAGTGLLSDEGVARLRHEEALPAKPLTEDASVAEYLIGRLGQETVDRLVEPLLGGVYAGRPDRLSLRAVLPRVAAVAERGEPLLEALRRMRTPGGGAFPRADAPRTVPVQGLRGGTGRLPVAVAAASGARVLTGTRARELQRTPGGRWRVLAVTGDGPLLLEADAVILAVPAYEAAELLRPHAPLADADLGAIQHASTAVVTLAFPRARALTRAPGSGPGHAPGEVFPEGNGFLVPAVDGRALKAATFLSNKWRWQREEAPDVFLLRTSIGRVAEEHRLAVPDRHLVRSSVIELHQALGSIGEPVAARVTRWERGLPQYGVGHIERVARVRAAVGRLPGLALCGAAYDGVGVAACVATGTGAARQITEG from the coding sequence ATGACGCGTTCAGTGATCGTCGTCGGCGGCGGCATCAGCGGACTGACGGCCGCCTGGAGGCTGCGCGCGGACGCGGAAGTGACCGTCCTGGAGGGTGCGGCTCGCGTCGGCGGCAAGCTGCGCACCGGCACCCTCGCGGGCGTCCCCGTCGACGAGGGCGCCGAGTCCCTGATGGCACTGCGGCCCGAGGCCGTGCGCCTTGCGCAGGAGGTCGGCCTCGGCGACGCGCTGTGCGACCCGGCCCCGGCGCCCACCACCCTGTGGTCGAACGGCGCGCTGCGCCCGCTGCCGCCCGGCCACGTCATGGGCATCCCCACCGACCCGGACCTGATGGCGGGCACGGGGCTGCTCTCCGACGAGGGCGTGGCCAGGCTGCGCCACGAGGAGGCGCTGCCGGCGAAACCGCTGACCGAGGACGCGTCGGTGGCCGAGTACCTCATCGGCCGGCTCGGCCAGGAGACCGTGGACCGGCTCGTGGAACCGCTGCTGGGCGGGGTCTACGCGGGCCGTCCCGACCGTCTTTCGCTGCGGGCCGTGCTGCCGCGCGTGGCGGCGGTCGCGGAGCGCGGGGAGCCGCTGCTCGAGGCTCTGCGCCGGATGCGTACGCCCGGCGGCGGAGCCTTCCCGCGCGCGGACGCACCCCGCACCGTCCCCGTCCAGGGGCTGCGCGGCGGCACCGGGCGCCTGCCCGTCGCCGTGGCGGCGGCGAGCGGCGCCCGGGTGCTCACCGGCACGCGCGCGCGTGAGCTGCAACGCACCCCCGGAGGACGGTGGCGCGTCCTCGCCGTCACAGGCGACGGCCCCCTCCTCCTGGAGGCGGACGCGGTGATCCTCGCCGTGCCCGCGTACGAGGCCGCGGAGCTGCTGCGGCCGCACGCGCCGCTCGCCGACGCCGATCTGGGCGCGATCCAGCACGCCAGCACCGCGGTGGTGACCTTGGCGTTCCCGCGCGCGCGAGCCCTCACCCGCGCACCCGGCAGCGGGCCGGGCCACGCCCCCGGGGAGGTGTTTCCCGAGGGCAACGGCTTCCTGGTGCCCGCCGTCGACGGACGCGCCCTCAAGGCCGCCACGTTCCTCAGCAACAAGTGGCGGTGGCAGCGCGAGGAGGCGCCCGACGTCTTCCTGCTGCGCACCTCCATCGGGCGCGTCGCCGAGGAGCACCGGCTCGCCGTCCCCGACCGGCATCTGGTCCGCAGCTCCGTCATCGAGCTGCACCAGGCCCTGGGCTCCATCGGCGAGCCCGTCGCGGCCCGCGTCACCCGCTGGGAGCGCGGTCTGCCGCAGTACGGCGTCGGGCACATCGAGCGCGTCGCCCGCGTCCGTGCGGCCGTCGGCAGGCTGCCGGGGCTGGCCCTGTGCGGCGCCGCGTACGACGGCGTGGGCGTCGCCGCGTGCGTGGCGACGGGGACGGGGGCGGCCCGCCAGATCACGGAGGGCTGA
- a CDS encoding TIGR04053 family radical SAM/SPASM domain-containing protein produces the protein MNRVVRRPRHDVAERPFIVIWEATRACPLACLHCRAEAQPARDPHELDGADARRLMDQIAAFGKPSPLFVITGGDPFQRPDLTDLVAYGTALGLRVAVSPSGTPTLDRANLAAVRDAGAVALSLSVDGSTAERHDAFRGVDGVFEWTLDGWRTARELGLKVQVNTTVTRDSLEDLADIAALVRREGAMLWSGFVLVPTGRGEQLASLTPTEVEDVLHFLYDTGAALATKTTEGHHFRRVALQRTLLERHGEEPELGPLYARLSARARALGLHDGERRAVRRPPMDVGSGRGFVFVSHTGEVHPSGFLPLSAGNVKHHPLVDIYRGSALFTTLREPSLLGGACGRCEFNTVCGGSRSRAYGATGRVLAADPWCAYEPGSFPYQDELRELLAEGRTA, from the coding sequence GTGAACCGCGTCGTGCGGCGTCCCCGGCACGATGTCGCCGAGCGCCCCTTCATCGTCATCTGGGAGGCCACGCGCGCGTGCCCACTGGCCTGTCTGCACTGCAGGGCAGAGGCGCAGCCCGCACGGGACCCGCACGAACTGGACGGCGCGGACGCCCGCCGCCTCATGGACCAGATCGCCGCCTTCGGGAAGCCGAGCCCGCTCTTCGTGATCACCGGCGGCGACCCGTTCCAACGGCCCGACCTCACCGACCTCGTCGCGTACGGAACAGCGCTCGGGCTGCGCGTCGCCGTCTCCCCCTCGGGCACACCGACGCTGGACCGGGCGAACCTGGCCGCCGTGCGCGACGCTGGCGCCGTCGCTCTCTCCCTGAGCGTCGACGGGTCCACCGCCGAGCGCCACGACGCGTTCCGCGGGGTGGACGGCGTCTTCGAATGGACCCTCGACGGCTGGCGCACCGCCCGCGAACTCGGCCTCAAGGTGCAGGTCAACACCACCGTCACCCGCGACAGCCTGGAGGACCTCGCCGACATCGCGGCCCTGGTGCGCAGGGAGGGCGCGATGCTCTGGAGCGGCTTCGTCCTCGTGCCGACGGGACGCGGCGAACAGCTCGCCTCGCTCACCCCAACCGAGGTCGAGGACGTCCTGCACTTCCTGTACGACACGGGCGCGGCGCTGGCCACCAAGACCACTGAGGGCCACCACTTCCGCCGCGTGGCCCTCCAGCGCACCCTTCTGGAACGGCACGGCGAAGAGCCCGAATTGGGGCCCCTGTACGCCCGCCTGTCGGCACGCGCGCGTGCCCTCGGCCTGCACGACGGCGAGCGGCGGGCGGTGCGCAGGCCACCCATGGACGTCGGCTCGGGGCGCGGCTTCGTCTTCGTGTCGCACACCGGAGAGGTCCATCCCAGCGGCTTCCTGCCGCTGTCGGCGGGCAATGTGAAGCACCATCCGCTGGTCGACATCTACCGCGGCTCCGCGCTGTTCACGACGTTGCGCGAACCCTCACTGCTCGGCGGCGCGTGCGGGCGCTGCGAGTTCAACACCGTGTGCGGGGGCTCCCGTTCGCGCGCCTACGGGGCCACAGGGCGCGTGCTCGCCGCCGACCCCTGGTGCGCGTACGAACCGGGGAGCTTCCCCTACCAGGACGAGTTGCGAGAGCTGCTCGCGGAAGGACGTACGGCATGA
- the narI gene encoding respiratory nitrate reductase subunit gamma, whose product MDLLLWGVMPYVAVTLLITGLVWRARYDRFGLTTHSSQLQESRLLRVGSPLFHFGMVFVVLGHVVGLVVPDSWTDAVGVSDHTYHLMAVSTGAVAGVAAAVGIGILVYRRFTVPAVRKATLRSDHLMYTVLLGAMLLGILATVLNSAGAVDYNYREGISVWFRSLFTLQPDYKLMGAAPLAFKLHIVFGFALFALIPFSRLAHVVSAPFKYVFRPYVVYRARDPRELANRRPKRGWERAS is encoded by the coding sequence ATGGACCTCCTCCTGTGGGGCGTCATGCCCTACGTCGCCGTCACCCTCCTGATCACGGGCCTCGTCTGGCGGGCCCGCTACGACCGGTTCGGCCTGACCACGCACTCCTCGCAGCTGCAGGAGTCGCGGCTGCTGCGCGTCGGCTCGCCGCTCTTCCACTTCGGGATGGTGTTCGTGGTGCTCGGGCACGTCGTGGGCCTCGTCGTCCCGGACAGCTGGACCGACGCGGTCGGCGTCAGCGACCACACGTACCACCTGATGGCGGTCTCCACCGGCGCGGTCGCGGGCGTCGCGGCGGCCGTCGGCATCGGCATCCTCGTGTACCGGCGCTTCACGGTGCCCGCCGTCCGCAAAGCCACCCTCCGTAGCGACCACCTGATGTACACGGTGCTGCTCGGGGCGATGCTGCTCGGCATCCTCGCGACCGTCCTCAACTCCGCCGGAGCGGTCGACTACAACTACCGTGAAGGCATCTCCGTCTGGTTCCGCAGCCTGTTCACGCTCCAGCCCGACTACAAGCTGATGGGCGCCGCGCCGCTCGCCTTCAAGCTGCACATCGTCTTCGGCTTCGCGCTGTTCGCGCTGATCCCGTTCTCGCGGCTCGCCCACGTCGTCAGCGCGCCCTTCAAGTACGTCTTCAGGCCGTACGTCGTCTACCGCGCCCGGGACCCGCGGGAGCTCGCGAACCGGCGTCCGAAGCGCGGCTGGGAGCGTGCCTCGTGA
- the narJ gene encoding nitrate reductase molybdenum cofactor assembly chaperone, translating into MTPDAVVRLVAGRLLRYPDERLYAELDRLHEATGQPLLREFIAHARARRPLDLAAHYTDVFDTRNRRCLYLTWWSDGDTRNRGLSLVRVKQVYRRHGLEFASEELPDFLPVMLEFAAREEEAGTALLEEHRAGLELLRLAVADADTPYARVLEAVCGTLPGPSPKTRAEAKALARGGPPRETVGLEPFGPGVDLPWPAVPGSRETAARQSAAQERTPA; encoded by the coding sequence ATGACCCCCGACGCCGTGGTCCGGCTCGTCGCCGGGCGGCTCCTGCGGTACCCGGACGAGCGGCTGTACGCGGAGCTGGACCGCCTCCACGAAGCGACCGGCCAACCGCTGCTGCGGGAATTCATCGCCCACGCGCGTGCACGACGCCCCCTGGACCTCGCGGCGCACTACACGGACGTCTTCGACACCCGTAACCGCCGCTGCCTGTACCTCACCTGGTGGTCGGACGGCGACACCCGCAACCGCGGCCTCTCCCTGGTGCGCGTCAAGCAGGTGTACCGCCGGCACGGTCTGGAGTTCGCCTCCGAGGAGCTGCCGGACTTCCTCCCGGTGATGCTGGAGTTCGCCGCCCGCGAGGAGGAGGCGGGCACCGCTCTCCTGGAGGAGCACCGGGCCGGACTCGAACTGCTGCGGCTCGCCGTCGCCGACGCGGACACCCCCTACGCGCGCGTGCTCGAAGCGGTCTGCGGGACGCTCCCCGGTCCCTCTCCGAAGACGCGCGCCGAGGCGAAGGCGCTGGCCCGCGGCGGGCCGCCCCGCGAGACCGTCGGACTCGAACCCTTCGGCCCCGGCGTGGACCTCCCCTGGCCCGCCGTTCCCGGCTCCCGGGAAACCGCCGCCCGGCAATCCGCCGCCCAGGAAAGGACCCCGGCGTGA
- the narH gene encoding nitrate reductase subunit beta, giving the protein MRVMSQVAMVMNLDKCIGCHTCSVTCKQAWTNRKGTEYVWFNNVETLPGQGYPRRWEDQERWKGGWERTRSGRLRLRAGGRLRRLGQIFANPELPELSDYYQPWTYEYKNLTDAPAGDDMPVAKPVSQVTGEPIGTIEWGPNWDDNLGGAPEHGPRDPLVEKVRDEVGEKIRFEFEQSFMFYLPRICEHCLNPACVSSCPSGAMYKRVEDGIVLVDQDQCRGWRMCVTGCPYKKVYFNHSTGKAEKCTFCFPRVEAGMPTICSETCVGRMRYLGVMLYDADKVAEAAAVEDEQDLYPAQLECLLDPDDPAVVAAARASGITDEWLDAARRSPVYDLIRTYQVALPLHPEYRTMPMVWYVPPLSPVVEAVAAAGRDGEDAGNLFGAIDALRIPVEYLAALLTAGDTYAVEAVLRRMAAMRAYMRHINLGEERDESIATAVGLTGQEMEDMFRLLAIAKYEDRYVVPTAARSDADALADTHPLDDGCPVADSPIAASKERVMLNLGPTRRTV; this is encoded by the coding sequence ATGCGCGTGATGAGCCAAGTCGCCATGGTCATGAACCTCGACAAGTGCATCGGCTGCCACACGTGTTCGGTCACCTGCAAGCAGGCGTGGACGAACCGCAAGGGCACCGAGTACGTCTGGTTCAACAACGTCGAGACGCTCCCCGGACAGGGCTATCCGCGCCGCTGGGAGGACCAGGAGCGGTGGAAGGGCGGCTGGGAGCGGACCAGGTCCGGCCGGCTGCGGCTGAGGGCCGGAGGGCGCCTCAGGCGGCTCGGCCAGATCTTCGCCAACCCCGAGCTGCCGGAGCTCTCGGACTACTACCAGCCGTGGACGTACGAGTACAAGAACCTCACCGACGCCCCTGCCGGTGACGACATGCCCGTCGCGAAGCCCGTCTCGCAGGTGACGGGCGAGCCCATCGGCACCATCGAGTGGGGCCCGAACTGGGACGACAACCTCGGCGGCGCCCCGGAGCACGGCCCCAGGGACCCGCTGGTCGAGAAGGTCCGCGACGAGGTGGGCGAGAAGATCCGCTTTGAATTCGAGCAGAGCTTCATGTTCTACCTGCCGCGGATCTGCGAACACTGTCTCAACCCCGCGTGCGTCTCGTCGTGCCCCTCCGGAGCGATGTACAAGCGTGTGGAGGACGGCATCGTCCTCGTCGACCAGGACCAGTGCCGCGGCTGGCGCATGTGCGTGACCGGCTGCCCCTACAAGAAGGTCTACTTCAACCACTCCACCGGCAAGGCGGAGAAGTGCACCTTCTGCTTCCCGCGCGTGGAGGCCGGCATGCCGACCATCTGCTCGGAGACCTGCGTCGGCCGCATGCGCTACCTGGGCGTCATGCTGTACGACGCCGACAAGGTCGCCGAGGCCGCCGCCGTGGAGGACGAACAGGACCTCTACCCGGCACAGCTGGAGTGCCTCCTCGATCCGGACGACCCGGCGGTCGTGGCCGCCGCGCGCGCCTCGGGCATCACCGACGAGTGGCTCGACGCGGCCCGCCGCTCCCCCGTGTACGACCTGATCAGGACGTACCAGGTCGCGCTGCCGCTGCACCCGGAGTACCGCACCATGCCGATGGTCTGGTACGTGCCTCCGCTGTCCCCCGTGGTCGAGGCGGTGGCCGCCGCGGGCCGCGACGGGGAGGACGCGGGCAACCTCTTCGGAGCGATCGACGCGCTGCGCATCCCGGTGGAGTACCTCGCCGCACTGCTCACCGCAGGCGACACGTACGCCGTGGAGGCGGTGCTGCGCCGGATGGCCGCCATGCGCGCGTACATGCGCCACATCAACCTCGGGGAGGAGCGCGACGAGTCCATCGCCACGGCGGTCGGCCTCACCGGACAGGAGATGGAGGACATGTTCCGGCTCCTGGCGATCGCCAAGTACGAGGACCGGTACGTCGTCCCGACCGCCGCCCGCTCCGACGCCGACGCCCTCGCGGACACGCACCCGCTCGACGACGGCTGCCCGGTCGCCGACAGCCCGATCGCCGCCTCCAAGGAGCGCGTCATGCTCAACCTCGGCCCCACCCGGAGGACCGTATGA